In Pseudoalteromonas sp. '520P1 No. 423', the sequence AGGTGATGGATTAACAGAAGAAGTTAGAAAAGGTATTCACAATATACATGAATATATTGAGCGTATTGGTGATCTTAATCTCCATATAGCAATAGCCGCTGAGCAGCAGTCAACTGTTGGCGAAGAACTCTCAAATTCTTTGGTAGTGATAAAAGGAGGAGCAGAAGAAACTGATCACGTAGTTGATAGTATCGAGGAAGCGGCTAATAACTTAACCGATGTGAGCAATCAACTTACGGACATGTTAAAACAATTTAAAGTATAGTTTTCACTAAGTTTTTAAAATAAAAAAAGAAGCTAAAAACTCCTCAAATCTTTAATTACTGAATCGGATGTTTAACGCCTTAATCACTAAAACTAAAGGCAAACTGACAATGCTGAATGTAGCAAATCGTGTTGATGCGATTGATATATTCTCTCTTACGGTCTAAGTGAATAATTGTCCAACGGTTTTCATCGGGATGAACATTCTTACACGACCATTTATTTCACAAAGAACCTCGAAACCATATTTTGCGTAGAATGATTCAGCTTGCTCAGTTAAACAATCAACAACAATGGCATAAGCTCTCATGTGAGAGTTAATTTCCCAAAGGTATTCGAGAGCTTTGATTAAGCTGGCTTTACCTAGCCCGCTTCCATGAAATTCTTTATGAACAGCCAGTTGAGCCAAAAGAAATACAGGAATTGGATAGCGTGGTAATTTTTTAGCCATCGCTTGTGGCAACGTATCACGGCTAATTGAACTTGGCGCAATACTATAAAACGAACAAATTGGATATTTTTGATTTGGTAATGGCGCTGAAGCAGGTAAAACCATGGTTCGGCTAATACCTGCTTGCATATGTTTCGCAGCTTGAGTTTGGATAAAATCGTTTAACTCTTTTTCGCCACAGTCAAATGATGCTCTATCGTGCTGAGATTTATCC encodes:
- a CDS encoding GNAT family N-acetyltransferase gives rise to the protein MSYSKTFKELDKSQHDRASFDCGEKELNDFIQTQAAKHMQAGISRTMVLPASAPLPNQKYPICSFYSIAPSSISRDTLPQAMAKKLPRYPIPVFLLAQLAVHKEFHGSGLGKASLIKALEYLWEINSHMRAYAIVVDCLTEQAESFYAKYGFEVLCEINGRVRMFIPMKTVGQLFT